The nucleotide window TGGCGGTGAGCATTTCCAGCTCGCTGCTCGACTTCGCCAGCGCCTCCTCGACCTCCTGTGCCTCGGTGACCTTCGTCAAAGCGGGCACGCGAGCCTGCTGCTCGGTGATTTGCTTCCGATACGGGTCCAGCGCCTCCGGCTTGAGCAGGAAGGCCACGCATTTCGCGCTGAGCTTGTCTCCCGCCTCGGCGACGGCCTTGTCCATCGCATCAATGACCGCCGCGTCCGTGTAGCGCACATCGCGCAGCGCGATGATTTGCCCGCGCAACTCGCGCAGCGTCGTCAGAAGCTGCACAAAGCCGAGAATGTCATTCGGATCGGTGTTCGTCGCCGCCGCGATGGCCTTCTGCGACTTCTCTTGCAGCGACGTCGTCTGTTCCGCTGCCGTTTTGCGCATGCGGCGCACTTTTTCGAACTCACCCAGCGCCGCCTCTGCGGTTGTTTTGATCTCCGTGAGTGCCGATTTGAGATCGTGGGCCTCCTCCTTGCCTACCCAGAAGTAACTATCCGAAATGTCACCGCAGCTTCGCACCAGTTCGACGTAGAGACCGCTGAACGAGTCATCCTTGGCCAGCAGCGTCATCACGCCGCGACATTCCGCCATCGCGCGGACAATCTCGGCGTTGCCGATCTTGCTGAGGAAGGTTTGCGATGCCTTTGCCTCGCTCACATCCGCTGTCAGATAGGGCGTGCGCCAAACTTGGATGACATGGTGCTTCCGAGGCTCTGCATCGGCATCAAAGAGGATCAACTCACCCGTCGGGAAGAGCGAAAAGCCATGGCAGGGCTGCGGTGTGGCGATGCTCTGCGTGATGAGGTTGTAGCTGAGCAGCAGATACGATCCGCTTTCGAGATGCGAGAACACAAACAACGTGTCCTCGCCATTCGCGGCCGAAACACGCTTCTCGAAGCGCATCGGCGGCAATCCAGTCTCAAAGCGGCGAACTTCGCCGGTTTGCAGCACATAGCCATGCGGGAAAAGGATGCCGTGATCGTCCGGCAGCAGCACGCAGGATTCCGCGATGCTGTCGATGCGATGCGCCTCGCGCGTGCGCTCGTTGAAGACGAGGTGACGCCAGTTTTTCTCCTGATACGGCAGCACCTTCATCAGGATGAGGTTGCCGACGATGGCGTAATGAACCTCCGCGTCATCGAGCGTCTGGTCTTTGTTGTCCACCGGTTCGCTGTAAATGCCGCGACCAGTGGCGGTGTTGTTTTCGACTTTGACCGTCAAATCGCCGCCAATGGTCTCGACGAAAACGCGGTCCTCGATGCTGATGTGCGGATGCTCGCCGTGGATGTACATGTCCCGCGTGGCCCGCTTCCACGCGAACTCCTGCGGCGTGGGAAAGACGAACTCATGGTCGCTGCGGTTGCCGAGGTATTTCAGCGTGCCTTTTTCATCATCGACGAGCCATTTGAAGGTTTTCACCTCCGTCGCCCGCTGCCCGACCTGGAAGCCCATGTAAAGATGCGGCCCGATGCGGTGAAACTTCAGAAACGTGGCGTGCTTGTAGTAGCTGTGCAGGTAAGCGAAGTCCTCCGCGAACTGTGCATCGCCCAGAATGGCCTCTTTGTTCGTGTGGAAGCTGTGATCGCCGTCCTGGAAGTCATACACCGCGAAGACATCCTCGATCTTCATCGTCGAGCGCAGCCCGAGGTGCACGTTGTAGCCAAACAGAAACCGTTTCGGCCCGATGGCCGCCATGTCGCGTGGCACGCAGTTGTTGTCCGTCGTCAGCCGTGCCGTCGCCAGCAAGGCCGTCTCAATGCCGCCAAACTCGGCCTTGCGGTCGTTGTTGAGGAGATCAAGCCGACGCTGCAACTCCGCGCCATGCTTCGCGAGGCGCTGACGAATGACTTCGTAAGCTCCGGCTTCGAGCTGGGGGGAAGAGTTTGCGGGAGGTGGTGTGGGATCAGCCATATGGAGTGCCGACGAGTCGTCGGCTTAGAGTTCTTCAAGGCCGACGAATCGTCGGCGCTCCATATTACTTCTTCGCCTTCGCAGCCAGCAAACCGGCCACATTGGACTCACTCAGGCCAAAACGACCCGCAGCGCCGATCATGCTGGTGAGCTTGTTGAGCGTGCCGGCATCGGGATTGAGGCCGATGAGTTTGGCGAACAAAGCGGACAAGGTGAGGTTCTTCGTGTCCTCGGCGGTGAGGCCGAATTGATCGACGACCGTTTTGAGCTGGGCTTTGAAGTAGTCGGGATCGCCGTTGAAGAAGGTCTCCTTCACGTCGGTAAGGGTGCGGCTGCCTTCGACCATGCGGTCCACGGCACGGGCGGTGCCGATGGCGCTGGTGATCTTGTCGAAGAACTGGCTTTCGCCGCCGACGATCTCGATCTTGGCGGACTTCATGGCTTCGCCGAGCACGCCAGCTTGGGCGGCGGCGATGTCTTTCTGGATGTTGATCTCCGCGAGGGCCACGGCCTTGTCTTTGTCGAGGTTGAGCTTGAACTCCTCGTGCTGGCGACCGGCGTCTTCGAGCAGCTTCATGGCCTGCGCCTTCTTCGTGATGCCATCGGCCTCAGCGGCGAGTTTGAGCTGCGTGACCTCTGCATCGACGGAGCCTTGCTTTTGCGCGGCTTCGGCTTTGGCGAGGGCGACTTGGGCCTCGCCGAGTCCGATGGCGGCTGAAGTGGCAGTTTTTCCTTCGGCGAGCGATTTCTCGGCAGCGGCTTCTTTGGAAGCGGATTCTTGGCGGGCCTCGGCCAGCGTGAGGAGTTCTTGAGCGTGAAGCTCGGCGGCTTGTTTGGCGGCTTCGGCGGCTTTGATGGCGGTGAAGGCGGCTTGTTCGGCGGCGAGCTGGGCGGCTTGCTTGGCGGCCTCGGCTTCTTTGATTTTCTGAATGAGCTGCTCCTGGGCGTTTTTCTCGGCGTTGGTGAGGGCGACCTGCTTCTCGCGGTCGGCGGTGGCGAAGGCTTCGGCGTCCTTCATCTTCTGCTGTTCGACGACGACGGTCTTTTCGAGGGCCACACGGTCTTTGATGACCTCCTGAATGCTCTTTTCTCCACTTCGACGGCTTTTTCCTTCTCGATGTCTTTCAGCGTCGTCACACGCTGACGCTCGATGATCTCCAAGTCACGGTCGCGAGTGACACGTTCGATCTCGACGGCATCGGTGCGCTCTTTGTTGCGCTGGGCGACCAAAACCTGGCGATCCTTGTTTTGCGTCGCGACGGCGATTTCTTCGTCAGCGGCGATTTTGGCGCGTTCGGCTTTCAGGCGCTCTTCTTCCTGCACTTTCATCATTTCGGCCGTTTCGCGGGCACGGACGCTTTCGACGTCGCGTTTCTGTTTGGCCTCGGTTTCGGCGAGCTGGCGCTCCAGCTCCAAAATGGCTTCACGAGCCTGCACGTCCTGCTGCTTGATGACCTTCTCCTTGTCGCGCTGGATGTTGTTGGAGAGCTTGGCCTGGGCGGCGGTGAGTTCGGTGATCTTCTTGATGCCTTCGGCGTCGAGGATGTTGTCGGGGTCGAGGTTTTCGAGCTGCGTCTGCTCCAGGAAGTCGATGGCGCAGTCGTCGAGGGTGAAGCCGTTCAAATCGGTGCCGATGACCTTCAAAATCTCGCTCTTGAAGTGATCGCGCTCATTGTAGAGCTGAACGAAGTCGAAGCGCTTGCCCACGGTTTTTAGCGCCTCGGAAAACTTGGCATCAAACAGCGTGCGGATGGTGTCCACAGCACTCGCACGGGCACAACCGATGCTTTGGGCGACGCGAAGCACGTCTTCCGGCGTTTTGTTCACGCGGACGAAGAAGGCCACCTTGATGTCGGCGCGGAGGTTGTCTTTGCAGATGAGGCCTTCGTTCGCTTTGCGTTCGATTTCGATGCGCTTCACGGAGATGTCCATGTACTCGGCCTGATGAGCCACGGGGATGACGATCATGCCGTTGAAGGACACTTTGGTGCCGCCGATGCCGTTTCGCACGATGGCCTGTCCTTGTGTGACCTTTCGGAAGAAGCGCGAGAACAGGATCAGCACGCCAAGGAAGATGCCGATGGAGATGATTCCGATGAGGATGCTGCCTTCGAGGAGGACGGCGAGTGGTGTATTCATTTTAGATTTTGGATTTTAGATTTCTGATTTGGTGGTTTCGATGAAGTAAAACGCGTTATCCGGGCCTGCGGCGGTGATTTGGGCTTGAGTGCCTTTGGAGAAAGAGCCTTCGCGAGTGCGGACGTTGACCAGCACCGGAACGCCCGTGGTAGTGATTTCGAGCTGGCCGTAGGTTTCATCGGCTTCCATCGAGCAGATGGTTCCAGTGCGGCCGATGACTTCCTCGGCTTCGGTATCGGCATCCGCCATGGCTTTGAAAAGCTTGGCAACAGGGATGGTGACGAGTTTGGTCGCGATGAGGCTGGCGACGAGATTCGGCAGTAGCAGGACGAATGCCTGTAGCGTGCTAGCGGCGGGATTGAACTTTTGGTTCAGCACGAGGGAGGCGAACCACATGAAAACCACCATGAAGCTCAGCCACACAACAATAGGCACCTGCGAAAAACCAAAGAAACGGCCAGCAGTGAGCCAAGCACCGCCAGTATTCACACCGTGAACATGATGACTGTGTCCGTCGCCTCCATCGCTCCCATCACCAAGATCGTCGGGCATGTCGGTTTCAAAGTCGAGCGCTCCGAGGATGACGAGCAGCCAATAAAGAACCACCAGCACCAAAAGGAGCGAGAGTAGGACTTGATGCGGCGAGATCGCGGCCTGGAAGAGTTCAAACACGTTCGGGAGTGTCGGTTTGGAATTGGGCGCGATTTAAGCGGAGCCTCCGGAAAGAGGCTATTCCAATTTCGCAGGAAAAATTCCAACGTCTGCAATTGCTCAACTTCTATGAAGTAACTGGCGCACATGTTTGCCGAGCATGTCGAATTCGACGTTGAGGCGGTCGCCGGCTTTTTTGGTGTGCAGATGCGTGACCTGCGAGGTGTGCGGGATGATCCAGCAAGTGATGCTGCTGTCTGTGACCTCGGCGGCGGTCAAAGAAATGCCATCGAGGCAAATGCTGCCTTTCGGGATGACGAGGCCGTGGTGTGCGGCTGGGAACTCGACTTCGAGGCGATGATCCTGGCCATGCGGGCTGAAATCGAGGATGCGTGTGGTGTCATCGACGTGGCCCTGGACGAAGTGGCCGCCAAAGCGATCCCCGAGGCGCATGGCACGCTCTAGATTGACGAGGGAGCCAGTTTGTAGATCACCGAGGCTCGTCACACGCAGCGTCTGCATGAGCAGATCAAAGGCGAAAGCGCCGTCCACGATGTCGGTGACGGTGAGGCAGCAGCCATTCACGGCGACGCTTTCACCGAGCTGTAGCTCTGGTGCGAGTGTGGGTGCCTGGATGAGCAGGCGGGCACTGTCGCCGCGTGATTCGAGCGAGAGGACGGAGCCGGTGAGTTCGACGAGGCCAGTGAACATGGTCAGAGTTTCAAGTTTAAGGATTCGAGTTTCAAGCGGGGAGATGCTTGCCACGGCCTTTGTAGGCGAGGGCGAAGAAGAGGCACACGGCAGCCGTGAGTGCGGTCTCACCGAGCCAAAAGCGCTGCCAGTCGGTGTGGCCATCTATTTTACAAGCATGATGCCACCAGCCGCCACCGAGATAGCCGACCATGTTGCCAAAACCGGCCATGAGCAGGGTTAGCAGGGCCTGGGCTCGTGCACGCCAGCGCGGGTCGATGCGCTCCTCCAGGTAAATCTGGGTGGTGATGAAGTAGAGGGTGAAGGCGAAGCCATGTAGGAAGGTGCCAAAGGTGATCCAGGGCAGCGTGTGCATGGCATTCATCGCGTAGCGCACAACGCAGATGGCGATGCCGGAGAGAAAGACCCATTTCAGCCGAAAGCGGGCCATCACGCCTGCGAGCACCAGCATGACGAGGATCTCCGTCGTCTGCGCGATGGACATGAATGCGGAGACGCTCTGCACACCGAGCTCGCGTATCTGGAGCGCGGTGTAGGGATAAAAAGCAGCCAATGGCACGCAGTAGAGTGCTGCGGTGATGAAGACGACGCGGTGATCGCGATTTTTGAGCAAGGAGAGTGCATCTAGCCCGAGGATCTGCGCCCAGGTGCGTGGCTGGGAGCTCTCCAGCGGCGGAATGGCCGGAATCATGTGCGTGAGCGCCGCGACGAGGAGCCACAAGGCACTCGCGACGAAGCCGCCGGTCAGTGACTCGTCTGAATGCAGGATGAAGCTGACGATCCAGCAGCCACACATCCAGCCGAAGGTGGCACAGGCACGCAGTGGCCCGAACTGGCGCTTGGCATTCTGGAGCTGAGAAAAAACGATGCTACTGGCCACACTCCACACTGGCAATGCGACGAGAGCCTGGATCTGCGCGGCGACGAGGACGGCACCATCACTCAGTCTCAGACGTAGCGCGGTGCAGGTCAGCGCGAGGGTGATGGAGGTCAGTATGGCCAGCCAGCGCAGCAGCCGTGCAGGTGCCATTTTTTGATCCGCGAGAGCTCCGACAAAGAGTGGAGAGATAAAGGCGGCGACACTGGTGGCAGCGAGCACCCAGGGGACGAGATGCTCACGGCCGTGGGCTTTGAATACAGTGCTCAGGGGCACGCTCCAGATGCCCATGGGCACCGCCGTGACGAAGAACAGCGTCGCGAGTTTTCGCGGACGAGTCTGGGGCGGAGGTGAGGGGGACATTCGAGCTGCTCTATGCTGCAAATGACGAAGGAATTCAAAGAGCGACTTTCGGGGATGGCGGGAAACTTTTGCCAAGTAGATCAAGACGCACCTGACAGCCAGTGCGTGCTTCAAGCGTTCCTGATGGGACGATATGCATTTTCTTCCTCTTTTCTTCGCAGCACTCGGTAGCCTCGCAGCCTCGGCATCGGCTGAGCAAACCGTCTTAGAACCACGGCGGCTGCATCTAGGGCGTAAAGGGGCCTATGAGTGGGAGGAGTTCAAAGAGCGTGCTGTCGATGCAGAACGGCTGGAACTGCATTTCACCGCCAAAAGCAATGCCACGGAGCACACGCTGCGTCTCTGGCAGAGCCAGGTGAAGCAAAACTGGCCCATCCTGCTGAATGGCAAAAAGCTAGGCTCACTGACCCCAGCGGAAACACCGATGGAAATGCTCCTGAGCGTCCCGGCTGGGAGCATCAAGGATGGCGAGAATACTCTTCTGATCGAAGCACCTGCCAATCTCGACGACATCGAGGTCGGCCCCATCTTTCTCGTGCCAGAGAAGGCGCAGACATTCCTAAGTGCGGCCAAGATCGACGTCCAAGTGACTGAGGCGGAGACTGGAAGCTCGATCCCGTGCCGACTCACGCTCACGCGGATGGATGGCACACTCCAGCCGCTCCTAGCCACGCCGACAGGTGATGTGGCGACG belongs to Verrucomicrobiaceae bacterium and includes:
- a CDS encoding DUF1449 family protein, translating into MFELFQAAISPHQVLLSLLLVLVVLYWLLVILGALDFETDMPDDLGDGSDGGDGHSHHVHGVNTGGAWLTAGRFFGFSQVPIVVWLSFMVVFMWFASLVLNQKFNPAASTLQAFVLLLPNLVASLIATKLVTIPVAKLFKAMADADTEAEEVIGRTGTICSMEADETYGQLEITTTGVPVLVNVRTREGSFSKGTQAQITAAGPDNAFYFIETTKSEI
- a CDS encoding riboflavin synthase is translated as MFTGLVELTGSVLSLESRGDSARLLIQAPTLAPELQLGESVAVNGCCLTVTDIVDGAFAFDLLMQTLRVTSLGDLQTGSLVNLERAMRLGDRFGGHFVQGHVDDTTRILDFSPHGQDHRLEVEFPAAHHGLVIPKGSICLDGISLTAAEVTDSSITCWIIPHTSQVTHLHTKKAGDRLNVEFDMLGKHVRQLLHRS
- a CDS encoding MFS transporter, with product MSPSPPPQTRPRKLATLFFVTAVPMGIWSVPLSTVFKAHGREHLVPWVLAATSVAAFISPLFVGALADQKMAPARLLRWLAILTSITLALTCTALRLRLSDGAVLVAAQIQALVALPVWSVASSIVFSQLQNAKRQFGPLRACATFGWMCGCWIVSFILHSDESLTGGFVASALWLLVAALTHMIPAIPPLESSQPRTWAQILGLDALSLLKNRDHRVVFITAALYCVPLAAFYPYTALQIRELGVQSVSAFMSIAQTTEILVMLVLAGVMARFRLKWVFLSGIAICVVRYAMNAMHTLPWITFGTFLHGFAFTLYFITTQIYLEERIDPRWRARAQALLTLLMAGFGNMVGYLGGGWWHHACKIDGHTDWQRFWLGETALTAAVCLFFALAYKGRGKHLPA